One stretch of Streptomyces sp. A2-16 DNA includes these proteins:
- a CDS encoding 3-isopropylmalate dehydrogenase, whose translation MSRSINLAVIPGDGIGQEVVAEGLKVLSAVLPQDVKLETKDFDFGARRYHATGETLTDADLDALKKHDAILLGAIGDPSVPSGVLERGFLLKLRFAFDHHVNLRPSKLLPGVDTPLKGEPAIDFVVVREGTEGPYTGNGGTIRKGTEHEVATEVSVNTAFGVERVVRDAFARAQARPRKKLTLVHKNNVLTFAGHLWTNIFNKVAAEFPEVTTDYIHVDAATIYLVTDPARFDVIVTDNLFGDIITDLAAAVSGGIGVAASGNINPSGEFPSMFEPVHGSAPDIAGQGKADPTATVLSVALLLRHLGYEAEAARIEEAVSADLAERTGKPARSTAEIGDALAVRVAG comes from the coding sequence ATGTCTCGCAGCATCAATCTCGCAGTGATTCCCGGTGACGGCATCGGCCAGGAGGTCGTGGCCGAAGGTCTGAAGGTCCTCTCCGCCGTCCTTCCGCAGGATGTGAAGCTGGAGACCAAGGACTTCGACTTCGGTGCCCGGCGCTACCACGCCACCGGTGAGACCCTCACCGACGCCGACCTCGACGCGCTGAAGAAGCACGACGCGATCCTGCTGGGCGCCATCGGCGACCCGTCGGTCCCCTCGGGTGTGCTGGAGCGCGGCTTCCTGCTCAAGCTCCGCTTCGCCTTCGACCACCACGTGAACCTGCGTCCGTCGAAGCTGCTCCCCGGTGTCGACACGCCCCTGAAGGGCGAGCCGGCCATCGACTTCGTCGTCGTCCGCGAGGGCACCGAGGGCCCGTACACCGGCAACGGCGGCACCATCCGCAAGGGCACCGAGCACGAGGTCGCCACCGAGGTCTCCGTGAACACGGCCTTCGGTGTCGAGCGCGTGGTCCGCGACGCCTTCGCCCGCGCCCAGGCCCGCCCGCGCAAGAAGCTCACGCTGGTCCACAAGAACAACGTGCTGACCTTCGCCGGGCACCTGTGGACGAACATCTTCAACAAGGTGGCCGCGGAGTTCCCCGAGGTCACCACCGACTACATCCACGTCGACGCGGCCACGATCTACCTGGTCACCGACCCGGCCCGGTTCGACGTGATCGTCACCGACAACCTCTTCGGCGACATCATCACCGACCTCGCCGCGGCCGTCTCCGGCGGCATCGGCGTCGCCGCCTCCGGGAACATCAACCCGAGCGGCGAGTTCCCGTCCATGTTCGAGCCCGTCCACGGCTCGGCCCCGGACATCGCCGGCCAGGGCAAGGCCGACCCCACCGCCACGGTCCTGTCCGTCGCCCTGCTCCTGCGTCACCTCGGCTACGAGGCCGAGGCCGCCCGCATCGAGGAGGCGGTCTCCGCCGACCTCGCCGAGCGCACCGGCAAGCCCGCCCGCAGCACCGCCGAGATCGGCGACGCGCTGGCCGTACGAGTAGCCGGCTGA
- the ureA gene encoding urease subunit gamma — MRLTPTERDRLLLFGAAELARARRSRGLRLNVPEATALIADTVCEAARDGARLAEAVERARSVLGPDDVLPGVADVVTEVHVEAVFDDGSRLAVVSDPIGGGLGDAGPGALLPGPAHVDPAAVVRLTVTNTAAVPVSVTSHFHFFEANPRLDFERAAAYGMRLAVPAGSSVRFGPGESAEVGLVPIGGARVAIGFAGLVDGPLDAPGAREEALRRAAACGYLGAAPGAGGEGRHPGDPGQAPRPTTPGQAPRPGDPDEPVSFEWEVGR; from the coding sequence ATGCGGCTGACCCCCACCGAACGAGACCGGCTGCTGCTCTTCGGGGCCGCCGAGCTGGCGCGGGCGCGCCGGTCCCGCGGTCTGAGGCTGAACGTCCCTGAGGCGACCGCGCTCATCGCGGACACCGTGTGCGAGGCCGCCCGGGACGGGGCACGGCTGGCCGAGGCCGTCGAGCGCGCGCGGTCGGTGCTCGGGCCCGACGACGTGCTGCCCGGTGTCGCGGACGTCGTCACCGAGGTCCATGTCGAGGCGGTCTTCGACGACGGTTCGCGGCTCGCGGTGGTGAGCGACCCGATCGGCGGGGGGCTCGGCGACGCGGGCCCGGGGGCGCTGCTGCCGGGGCCGGCGCACGTGGATCCGGCGGCGGTCGTACGGCTGACCGTCACCAACACGGCCGCCGTGCCCGTCTCCGTCACCTCCCACTTCCACTTCTTCGAGGCCAACCCGCGCCTCGACTTCGAGCGGGCCGCCGCCTACGGCATGCGGCTCGCCGTCCCCGCCGGGTCCTCCGTGCGCTTCGGGCCGGGGGAGAGCGCCGAGGTCGGCCTCGTCCCGATCGGCGGCGCCCGCGTGGCCATCGGCTTCGCCGGACTCGTCGACGGCCCGCTGGACGCGCCGGGAGCCAGGGAGGAAGCCCTGCGACGAGCGGCGGCCTGCGGCTACCTGGGTGCGGCGCCGGGGGCGGGCGGGGAGGGGCGGCACCCTGGTGACCCCGGCCAGGCCCCGCGCCCCACCACCCCCGGCCAAGCCCCCCGTCCCGGTGACCCCGATGAGCCGGTCTCGTTCGAGTGGGAGGTCGGTCGATGA
- a CDS encoding branched-chain amino acid aminotransferase has translation MTTPTIELKPSASPLSAAEREAILASPGFGRHFTDHMVTIKWTEGRGWHDAQLVPYGPISLDPSTHVLHYGQEIFEGLKAYRQADGSVAVFRPEANARRFRNSARRMAMAELPEELFIEALDALIGQDADWVPPHGGEESLYLRPFMFATEAALGVHPANEYLFMLIASPSGAYFAGGVKPVTIWVSEDHVRAVPGGTGDAKTGGNYAASLLPQAEAAAHGCDQVVYLDAVTRTKVEESGSMNIAFVYGDRIVTPALTGSILEGITRDSLLQVARDLGYTAEEGVITLDQWRADAASGALTEVFACGTAAVVTPIGHVKTKTDAWTHGDGTPGEVTGKLREALLGIQRGVRDDKHGWMHKLG, from the coding sequence ATGACGACGCCCACGATCGAGCTCAAGCCCTCCGCCAGCCCGCTCTCCGCCGCCGAGCGCGAGGCGATCCTGGCCAGTCCCGGGTTCGGCCGCCACTTCACCGACCACATGGTGACGATCAAGTGGACCGAGGGCCGCGGCTGGCACGACGCGCAGCTCGTCCCCTACGGCCCGATCTCCCTCGACCCCTCCACGCACGTCCTGCACTACGGCCAGGAGATCTTCGAGGGCCTGAAGGCGTACCGCCAGGCCGACGGCTCGGTCGCCGTGTTCCGGCCCGAGGCCAACGCCCGGCGCTTCCGCAACTCCGCCCGCCGGATGGCGATGGCCGAGCTGCCCGAGGAGCTCTTCATCGAGGCCCTCGACGCGCTGATCGGCCAGGACGCCGACTGGGTCCCGCCGCACGGTGGCGAGGAGTCCCTCTACCTGCGCCCGTTCATGTTCGCCACGGAGGCCGCGCTCGGCGTCCACCCGGCCAACGAGTACCTCTTCATGCTGATCGCCTCCCCGTCCGGCGCGTACTTCGCCGGGGGCGTCAAGCCGGTCACCATCTGGGTCTCCGAGGACCACGTCCGTGCCGTCCCCGGCGGCACCGGTGACGCCAAGACCGGCGGCAACTACGCGGCCTCGCTCCTCCCGCAGGCCGAGGCCGCCGCCCACGGCTGCGACCAGGTCGTCTACCTCGACGCGGTGACCCGCACCAAGGTCGAGGAGTCCGGCTCCATGAACATCGCCTTCGTCTACGGCGACCGGATCGTCACGCCGGCGCTGACCGGCTCCATCCTCGAGGGCATCACCCGCGACTCCCTCCTCCAGGTCGCCCGCGACCTCGGCTACACCGCCGAGGAGGGTGTGATCACCCTCGACCAGTGGCGCGCCGACGCCGCCTCCGGCGCCCTCACCGAGGTCTTCGCCTGCGGCACCGCGGCTGTTGTCACGCCGATCGGCCACGTCAAGACGAAGACGGACGCCTGGACCCACGGCGACGGCACGCCCGGCGAGGTCACCGGCAAGCTGCGTGAGGCGCTGCTGGGCATCCAGCGCGGGGTCAGGGACGACAAGCACGGCTGGATGCACAAGCTGGGCTAG
- a CDS encoding urease subunit alpha, whose product MSRPGGHPAEARRLTPHEYAATHGPRAGDRVRLGDSGLVIRVEEDSQRYGDEFLAGFGKTARDGLHLKAAAVRETCDVVVSNVVVIDAVQGIRKVSIGIREGRICSLGRAGNPDTLDGVDVVVGTGTSIVSGEGLIATAGAVDTHVHLLSPRIMEASLASGVTTIIGQEFGPVWGVGVNSPWALRHAFGAFDAWPVNIGFLGRGSSSTPAPLTEALAEGGACGFKVHEDMGAHTRALDTALRVAEDHDVQVALHSDGLNECLSVEDTLRVLEGRTIHAFHIEGCGGGHVPNVLKMAGVPNVIGSSTNPTLPFGRDAVAEHYGMIVSVHDLKLDLPGDAAMARDRIRAGTMGAEDVLHDLGAIGITSSDAQGMGRAGETVRRTFAMAGKMKAEFGAPDDHDNERVLRYMAKLTINPAIAHGLSHEIGSIEVGKLADLVLWRPEYFGAKPQLVLKSGFPAYGVVGDPGAATDTCEPLVLGPQFGAHGATPAEISVAFVAQAALDQGHDLMPTRRRRVAVRGTRGIGPADLRLNSRTGAVDVDRHTGLVTLDGEPLTSAPADSVSLNRLYFL is encoded by the coding sequence ATGAGTCGTCCGGGTGGGCATCCTGCCGAGGCTCGGCGTCTCACGCCTCATGAGTACGCGGCCACTCACGGCCCCCGGGCCGGTGACCGTGTCCGGCTCGGGGACTCCGGGCTGGTGATCCGGGTCGAGGAGGACTCGCAGCGGTACGGGGACGAGTTCCTCGCGGGGTTCGGCAAGACCGCGCGGGACGGGCTGCACCTCAAGGCGGCCGCCGTGCGCGAGACCTGTGACGTCGTCGTCAGCAACGTCGTCGTGATCGACGCCGTCCAGGGGATCCGCAAGGTCTCCATCGGGATCCGGGAGGGGCGGATCTGCTCCCTCGGGCGGGCCGGGAACCCCGACACCCTCGACGGGGTCGACGTCGTCGTCGGTACCGGTACCTCCATCGTGTCCGGCGAGGGGCTCATCGCCACCGCCGGAGCCGTCGACACCCACGTCCATCTGCTGTCGCCGCGGATCATGGAGGCCTCGCTGGCGTCCGGGGTGACCACGATCATCGGGCAGGAGTTCGGGCCCGTGTGGGGCGTCGGGGTCAACTCGCCCTGGGCGCTGCGGCACGCGTTCGGCGCCTTCGACGCCTGGCCGGTCAACATCGGCTTCCTCGGCCGGGGTTCGTCCTCCACTCCCGCCCCCCTGACCGAGGCCCTGGCGGAAGGCGGCGCCTGCGGCTTCAAGGTGCACGAGGACATGGGCGCCCACACCCGCGCCCTGGACACCGCCCTGCGCGTCGCCGAGGACCACGACGTCCAAGTCGCCCTGCACAGCGACGGGTTGAACGAGTGCCTGTCCGTGGAGGACACCCTGCGCGTGCTGGAGGGCCGGACCATCCACGCCTTCCACATCGAGGGCTGCGGCGGCGGACACGTGCCGAACGTGCTCAAGATGGCCGGCGTCCCGAACGTCATCGGCTCCTCCACCAACCCCACCCTGCCCTTCGGCCGGGACGCCGTTGCCGAGCACTACGGCATGATCGTCTCCGTCCACGACCTGAAACTCGACCTGCCCGGCGACGCCGCCATGGCCCGTGACCGCATCCGCGCCGGGACCATGGGCGCCGAGGACGTCCTGCACGACCTGGGCGCGATCGGCATCACCTCCTCGGACGCGCAGGGCATGGGGCGGGCCGGCGAGACGGTCCGCCGTACCTTCGCGATGGCCGGGAAGATGAAGGCCGAGTTCGGCGCGCCCGACGACCACGACAACGAGCGCGTCCTGCGCTACATGGCCAAGCTGACCATCAACCCGGCCATCGCCCACGGCCTTTCACACGAGATCGGCTCGATCGAGGTCGGCAAACTGGCCGACCTCGTGCTGTGGCGGCCGGAGTACTTCGGCGCCAAGCCGCAGCTCGTCCTGAAGTCCGGGTTCCCGGCATACGGCGTGGTCGGCGACCCGGGCGCGGCCACCGACACCTGCGAACCCCTCGTCCTGGGACCGCAGTTCGGGGCGCACGGCGCCACCCCCGCCGAGATCTCCGTCGCCTTCGTCGCGCAGGCCGCCCTCGACCAGGGCCACGACCTGATGCCGACCCGCAGGAGAAGGGTCGCCGTACGCGGCACCCGCGGCATCGGACCGGCCGACCTGCGCCTCAACTCCCGTACCGGAGCGGTGGACGTGGACCGGCACACCGGCCTGGTGACGCTGGACGGCGAGCCGCTCACCTCCGCACCGGCCGACTCGGTCTCCCTCAACCGTCTTTACTTCCTCTAG
- a CDS encoding metallophosphoesterase family protein — MDLPDFGLPPRLARRLSMAEQHEYLRTKLTRRRTLVTAGAVAGGLLTGCSTEGTSTAAPSPTTAVHGSAVSPFGRHLAFGADPRTRMRISWQVPLAVRKPFVRVGLRPDDLSRRIEAELRPLHTPGQTGVRLALDQYYLHAALDGLRPGTTYYYGVGHDGFDPADARHRSTISEFRTAPSSPEKFAFTAFGDQGVGTAAAASDNLLLRRKPAFHLHAGDLCYADGNGQGLKSDGYDPGFWDLFLKQNEEVARSVPWMVTTGNHDMEAWYSPDGYGGQLARWSLPDSGFDPRSAPGVYSFTYGNVGVVALDANDVSYEIPANFGYTDGKQTRWLEKRLGELRADEAIDFVVVYFHHCAYSTSSHASDGGVRAAWLPLFEKHQVDLVINGHNHVYERTDAIRGGEVGRSVPVGGATDPTRDGIVYVTAGGGGRDLYGFPAGVKESYEGRVHDHESVETFQWTKSRQSRKETVEWSRVRYRGFSLLSVEVESGARPRLTVSALAQNGERIDRFEVRRGA; from the coding sequence ATGGACCTCCCCGACTTCGGCCTTCCGCCCCGGCTCGCGCGTCGCCTCAGCATGGCCGAGCAGCACGAGTACCTGCGGACGAAGCTGACCCGCCGCCGCACGCTGGTGACCGCGGGCGCGGTGGCGGGCGGCCTGCTGACGGGCTGCTCCACCGAGGGGACGTCCACCGCGGCCCCCTCCCCCACGACCGCGGTCCACGGCTCCGCCGTCTCCCCCTTCGGCCGCCATCTCGCCTTCGGTGCCGATCCGAGGACCCGGATGCGGATCTCCTGGCAGGTCCCGCTCGCGGTCCGGAAGCCGTTCGTCCGAGTCGGTCTGCGGCCCGACGACCTGAGCCGCCGGATCGAGGCCGAACTCCGCCCCCTGCACACCCCGGGACAGACCGGCGTGCGCCTCGCCCTAGACCAGTACTACCTGCACGCGGCCCTCGACGGGCTGCGCCCCGGCACGACCTACTACTACGGCGTCGGCCACGACGGCTTCGACCCGGCGGACGCGCGCCACCGCTCGACCATCAGCGAATTCCGTACGGCCCCGTCGAGCCCGGAGAAGTTCGCCTTCACCGCCTTCGGCGACCAGGGGGTCGGCACCGCGGCTGCCGCGAGCGACAACCTCCTGCTGCGCCGGAAGCCCGCCTTCCACCTCCACGCCGGCGACCTCTGCTACGCCGACGGCAACGGCCAGGGCCTGAAGTCGGACGGCTACGACCCGGGCTTCTGGGACCTGTTCCTCAAGCAGAACGAGGAGGTCGCCCGGAGCGTGCCCTGGATGGTGACGACCGGCAACCACGACATGGAGGCCTGGTACTCCCCCGACGGCTACGGCGGCCAGCTCGCCCGCTGGTCCCTCCCGGACAGCGGCTTCGACCCGCGCTCGGCGCCGGGCGTGTACTCCTTCACGTACGGCAACGTCGGCGTCGTGGCACTGGACGCGAACGACGTGTCGTACGAGATCCCCGCCAACTTCGGTTACACGGACGGGAAGCAGACGAGGTGGCTGGAGAAGAGGCTCGGTGAACTGCGGGCCGACGAGGCGATCGACTTCGTCGTCGTGTACTTCCACCACTGCGCGTACTCGACGTCCTCGCACGCCTCCGACGGCGGGGTGCGTGCCGCGTGGCTGCCGCTGTTCGAGAAGCACCAGGTGGATCTGGTGATCAACGGGCACAACCACGTGTACGAGCGCACGGACGCCATCCGCGGCGGCGAGGTGGGCCGGTCGGTGCCGGTCGGCGGCGCCACGGATCCGACGCGGGACGGGATCGTCTACGTCACGGCGGGCGGGGGCGGCCGGGATCTGTACGGCTTCCCCGCGGGCGTGAAGGAGAGCTACGAGGGACGCGTGCACGACCACGAGTCCGTCGAGACCTTCCAGTGGACGAAGTCGAGGCAGTCCCGGAAGGAGACGGTGGAGTGGTCGCGGGTGCGCTACCGCGGCTTCTCGCTGCTCTCGGTGGAGGTGGAGAGCGGGGCGCGGCCACGGCTGACGGTGTCGGCGCTCGCGCAGAACGGGGAGCGCATCGACCGGTTCGAGGTGCGGCGCGGGGCCTGA